Proteins co-encoded in one Microbacterium hydrocarbonoxydans genomic window:
- a CDS encoding GuaB1 family IMP dehydrogenase-related protein → MEFSGESPTVDLTYSDVFLVPRRSAVTSRLQVDLAPQDGTPATLPLVASNMNSVTGPRLAAVLARRGGLGVLPQDMPLQALDAAIRDVKAQPVLWDTPIVLAPSASVADALRLLPAAPGHGVVIAAGDAPYSVERILGVLPSTRLATALPDAQLGDLVHAGTPSLDADDIGSERHAFDVITEAGVEMVTIVHHGHLVGTLSARSALRSTLYRPALDADGRLAVAAAVGINGDVVAKARALVAAGVDVLVVDTAHGHQEGMLRALSDVASLNPGIPIVAGNIVTADGVRDLVEAGATILKVGVGPGAMCTTRMMTAVGRPQFSAVLETAQAARELGAHVWADGGVRYPRDVALALAAGAASVMVGSWFAGTIEAPGELQTDSEGRIFKESWGMASTKAVQARFGRLDPYERARKELFAEGISSSKIYLDPLRPGVEDLLDMITSGVRSSFTYAGADSVPEFHERALVGLQSAAGYEEGKALPVSW, encoded by the coding sequence ATGGAGTTCTCCGGTGAGTCGCCCACAGTCGATCTGACCTATTCAGACGTGTTCCTCGTTCCGCGCCGTTCGGCCGTCACCAGCCGACTGCAGGTCGACCTCGCTCCGCAGGACGGCACACCGGCCACCCTGCCGCTCGTGGCCTCGAACATGAACTCGGTCACCGGTCCGCGTCTCGCGGCGGTGCTCGCGCGGCGCGGCGGCCTCGGCGTGCTGCCGCAGGACATGCCGTTGCAGGCGCTCGACGCGGCGATCCGCGATGTCAAGGCGCAGCCGGTCCTCTGGGACACGCCCATCGTGCTCGCTCCGAGCGCGTCGGTGGCCGACGCCCTGCGACTGCTTCCAGCCGCACCCGGTCACGGGGTGGTCATCGCTGCCGGCGACGCACCGTACTCCGTGGAGCGGATTCTCGGGGTCCTCCCGTCGACCCGCCTCGCGACGGCGCTGCCGGACGCCCAGCTCGGAGACCTCGTGCATGCGGGCACGCCGTCTCTCGACGCCGACGACATCGGCTCGGAGCGTCACGCGTTCGACGTCATCACGGAGGCGGGCGTCGAGATGGTCACGATCGTGCACCACGGCCACCTCGTCGGCACTCTGAGCGCGCGCAGCGCCCTGCGCTCGACGCTCTATCGCCCGGCCCTGGATGCAGACGGACGGCTCGCTGTCGCCGCCGCAGTCGGGATCAACGGGGATGTCGTGGCCAAGGCGCGAGCGCTCGTCGCTGCGGGTGTCGACGTGCTGGTCGTCGACACCGCGCACGGGCATCAGGAGGGGATGCTCCGGGCGCTCTCGGATGTCGCGTCATTGAATCCCGGTATTCCGATAGTTGCCGGCAATATCGTGACGGCAGACGGTGTGCGAGACCTCGTCGAGGCCGGAGCGACGATCCTCAAGGTCGGCGTCGGTCCCGGTGCCATGTGCACGACCCGCATGATGACGGCCGTCGGACGCCCTCAGTTCTCGGCCGTGCTCGAGACCGCGCAGGCGGCCCGTGAGCTCGGAGCCCATGTCTGGGCGGACGGAGGCGTCCGCTATCCGCGCGACGTCGCCCTGGCGCTCGCCGCCGGCGCGGCCTCGGTGATGGTCGGCTCGTGGTTCGCGGGCACGATCGAAGCGCCGGGGGAGCTGCAGACCGACTCCGAAGGGCGCATCTTCAAGGAATCGTGGGGCATGGCGTCGACCAAGGCGGTGCAGGCGCGCTTCGGACGCCTGGACCCGTACGAGCGCGCCCGCAAGGAGCTCTTCGCGGAGGGCATCTCGTCTTCCAAGATCTACCTCGACCCGCTGCGGCCCGGCGTCGAGGATCTTCTCGACATGATCACCTCGGGGGTGCGCTCCTCGTTCACCTACGCAGGAGCGGATTCCGTCCCGGAGTTCCACGAGCGCGCGCTGGTCGGCCTGCAGTCGGCCGCCGGATACGAAGAGGGCAAGGCACTCCCGGTCAGCTGGTGA
- a CDS encoding hemolysin family protein — MDYILLGVGLLLTIGTGLFVASEFALVNLDRADLEARQARGESRLAMTIGALRHTSTHLSAAQLGITLTTLLTGYTMEPALSNLLRPTLVAWKFPEAAVAPVATIVAMVVATALSMILGELVPKNFALALPLATAKLVVPFQVAFTTVFKPAVVVLNGSANGVLRSMGIEPKEELSGARTAEELSSLVRRSASAGVLEADTASLLDRTLTFSRLSAADVMTARPSMHAIAAGDSADDVIQLARRTGHSRFPVYDDDFDDITGVVHLKAAISVPRERRAEVPVGALSTEPLRVPETAHVDSLITELRARGYQLAVVVDEYGGTAGLVTLEDLVEEIVGEVVDEHDRMRAGVVVGRDGVTFPGELRPDELRRRAGVDVPEGDVYDTVGGYVMSVLERVPVVGDEVPLDTGTLQVVRMDGRRVDRVRYVATQHSADEGVTR, encoded by the coding sequence ATGGACTACATCCTGTTGGGCGTGGGGCTCCTGCTCACGATCGGCACCGGGCTGTTCGTCGCGAGCGAGTTCGCTCTGGTCAATCTGGACCGCGCCGACCTGGAGGCACGTCAGGCTCGCGGAGAGTCGCGACTCGCCATGACGATCGGTGCTCTGCGTCACACATCGACGCATCTGTCGGCCGCCCAGCTCGGCATCACTCTCACGACCCTCCTCACGGGTTACACGATGGAGCCCGCGCTCTCGAACCTGCTGCGACCGACTCTCGTCGCCTGGAAGTTCCCCGAGGCTGCGGTCGCGCCCGTCGCGACGATCGTGGCGATGGTGGTGGCGACGGCACTGTCGATGATCCTCGGTGAACTCGTCCCGAAGAACTTCGCCCTCGCACTCCCTCTTGCCACCGCCAAGCTGGTCGTGCCGTTCCAGGTGGCGTTCACCACCGTCTTCAAGCCTGCGGTCGTCGTGCTCAACGGCAGCGCGAACGGCGTGCTGCGCAGCATGGGGATCGAGCCCAAAGAGGAGCTCTCGGGCGCCCGCACGGCGGAGGAGCTCTCGTCTCTCGTGCGTCGATCCGCCAGCGCCGGCGTGCTCGAGGCCGACACCGCGAGCCTGCTCGATCGCACCCTGACCTTCTCCCGACTCTCGGCAGCCGACGTGATGACCGCGCGTCCGAGCATGCACGCGATCGCGGCCGGCGACTCCGCCGACGACGTCATCCAGCTCGCCCGACGCACCGGGCACAGCCGATTCCCCGTCTACGACGACGACTTCGACGACATCACCGGCGTCGTGCACCTCAAGGCCGCGATCTCGGTGCCCCGCGAGCGGCGAGCCGAGGTGCCGGTCGGCGCTCTCTCGACAGAGCCGCTGCGGGTTCCCGAGACGGCGCACGTCGACAGCCTCATCACGGAGCTGCGGGCGCGCGGGTACCAGCTCGCCGTCGTCGTGGACGAGTACGGCGGCACAGCCGGTCTGGTGACGCTGGAGGACCTCGTGGAGGAGATCGTCGGCGAGGTCGTCGACGAACACGACCGCATGAGGGCGGGTGTCGTCGTCGGACGCGACGGCGTGACCTTCCCGGGCGAGCTGCGTCCGGACGAGCTGCGCCGCAGAGCCGGTGTCGATGTGCCGGAGGGTGATGTGTACGACACGGTCGGCGGCTACGTCATGAGCGTCCTCGAGAGGGTGCCGGTGGTCGGCGACGAGGTTCCGCTCGACACGGGCACGCTCCAGGTCGTGCGCATGGACGGACGTCGGGTGGATCGGGTGCGATACGTCGCGACGCAGCACAGCGCTGACGAGGGGGTGACCCGATGA
- a CDS encoding hemolysin family protein — translation MNDWAGIAWLVVLLVANAFFVGAEFAVISARRSQIEPRAEQGSRAAKTALYAMEHATLMLATSQLGITICSLLILNVSEPAIHHLLAAPLHALGWSDGVVDGVSFAIALLLVSFLHVVFGEMVPKNLAFSVPDRAVLLLAPPLVWVSKAFMPVIWVLNAAANGVLRLFRVEPKNEAASTFTLEEVATIVDQSRREGVLTDTVGAVAAAVEFTDKKARDVAVPLSDLVTLPESTTPDDIEKAVARYGFSRYVIVDDEHAPVGYVHLKDILRASDGPDPAAKLFEPLPSKRIHHMVPVQEDTDLEDALAVMRRAGRHLAKVRDHNGATTAVLFLEDILEELVGEVQDATRRVRGH, via the coding sequence ATGAACGATTGGGCAGGTATCGCCTGGCTGGTGGTGCTCCTCGTCGCGAACGCGTTCTTCGTCGGCGCCGAGTTCGCCGTGATCTCGGCCCGCCGCTCTCAGATCGAGCCCAGGGCGGAGCAGGGATCGCGCGCGGCGAAGACGGCGTTGTACGCCATGGAGCATGCGACGCTGATGCTCGCGACGTCGCAGCTCGGAATCACGATCTGCTCGCTCCTCATCCTGAACGTGTCGGAGCCGGCCATCCACCATCTGCTGGCGGCCCCGCTGCACGCGTTGGGTTGGTCGGACGGCGTCGTCGACGGCGTGTCCTTCGCGATCGCCCTGCTCCTCGTCTCGTTCCTGCACGTCGTGTTCGGTGAGATGGTGCCGAAGAACCTCGCGTTCTCGGTGCCCGATCGCGCGGTGCTGCTGCTGGCGCCACCCCTCGTGTGGGTCTCGAAGGCGTTCATGCCCGTGATCTGGGTGCTCAACGCCGCCGCCAACGGCGTTCTCCGGCTGTTCCGCGTGGAGCCCAAGAACGAGGCCGCGTCGACCTTCACTCTCGAAGAGGTCGCGACGATCGTCGATCAGTCACGGCGTGAGGGCGTGCTCACCGACACGGTCGGTGCGGTGGCGGCTGCGGTGGAGTTCACGGACAAGAAGGCGAGAGACGTGGCGGTGCCGCTGAGCGATCTCGTGACGCTTCCCGAGAGCACCACGCCGGATGACATCGAGAAGGCCGTCGCACGCTACGGCTTCTCGCGCTACGTCATCGTCGATGACGAGCACGCACCGGTCGGATACGTGCATCTCAAGGACATCCTCCGGGCATCCGACGGTCCGGACCCGGCAGCCAAGCTGTTCGAGCCACTGCCGTCCAAGCGGATCCATCACATGGTCCCCGTGCAGGAGGACACCGATCTCGAGGATGCGCTCGCCGTCATGAGGCGTGCGGGCCGCCACCTCGCCAAGGTCCGCGACCACAACGGCGCGACCACGGCCGTGCTGTTCCTCGAGGACATCCTCGAGGAACTGGTCGGCGAGGTCCAGGATGCGACACGTCGGGTCCGCGGACACTGA
- a CDS encoding NADH:flavin oxidoreductase/NADH oxidase, whose translation MSILFSPMSIRSTTFRNRLWVSPMCMYSAVDGVVQEWHHTHLAQFASGGAGLIVAEATAVVPEGRISPRDVGLWNDEQRDAWTPIVEAIHARGSAAGIQLAHAGRKASTWWPWAQERGSVPASEGGWVTQAPSAVPFEGFAVPEQLDADGIDRVVEAFTSAARRALEAGFDVLEIHGAHGYLLHQFLSPLSNLREDDYGGSLENRARLLLRVIDAVRSVAGDAVPLFVRISATDHAEGGFDEQEAAVVGGWATEHGADLIDVSSGGLVAHQQISVHPGYQVPLAAAVRQGGRIPVSAVGLITAAEQAEHVLTEGAADAIFSGREWLRDPHFALRAAHELGAEIDWPPQYERAHWR comes from the coding sequence GTGAGCATCCTCTTCTCTCCGATGAGCATCCGTTCGACCACCTTCCGCAACCGACTCTGGGTCTCCCCCATGTGCATGTACAGCGCCGTCGACGGCGTGGTGCAGGAGTGGCATCACACGCATCTCGCGCAGTTCGCCTCCGGCGGAGCCGGGCTGATCGTCGCCGAGGCCACCGCCGTGGTTCCCGAGGGACGGATCTCGCCCCGGGACGTCGGCCTCTGGAACGACGAGCAGCGAGACGCCTGGACGCCGATCGTCGAGGCGATCCACGCACGAGGGTCGGCCGCCGGCATCCAGCTCGCGCATGCCGGTCGCAAGGCGTCCACCTGGTGGCCATGGGCTCAGGAACGGGGTTCCGTTCCCGCGTCCGAGGGAGGATGGGTCACCCAGGCGCCGTCCGCCGTGCCGTTCGAGGGCTTCGCCGTTCCGGAGCAGCTCGACGCCGACGGGATCGACCGCGTCGTGGAGGCGTTCACGTCGGCCGCCCGTCGCGCTCTCGAGGCGGGCTTCGACGTGCTCGAGATCCACGGCGCGCACGGGTATCTGCTGCACCAGTTCCTGTCACCGCTGTCGAACCTGCGCGAGGACGACTACGGAGGCTCGCTCGAGAACCGAGCTCGCCTGCTGCTGCGCGTCATCGACGCCGTCCGCTCCGTCGCCGGGGATGCCGTGCCCCTGTTCGTCCGCATCTCGGCGACCGACCACGCCGAGGGCGGCTTCGACGAGCAGGAAGCGGCCGTCGTCGGCGGATGGGCGACCGAGCACGGGGCCGACCTCATCGATGTCTCGAGCGGCGGACTCGTCGCGCACCAGCAGATCAGCGTGCACCCCGGTTATCAGGTCCCTCTTGCGGCAGCCGTCCGGCAGGGTGGACGGATCCCGGTGTCGGCCGTCGGGCTCATCACCGCCGCGGAGCAGGCGGAGCACGTGCTCACCGAAGGAGCCGCTGACGCGATCTTCTCGGGCCGCGAATGGCTTCGCGACCCGCACTTCGCATTGCGTGCAGCTCATGAGCTCGGCGCCGAGATCGACTGGCCACCGCAGTACGAGCGGGCGCACTGGCGCTGA
- a CDS encoding ADP/ATP-dependent (S)-NAD(P)H-hydrate dehydratase, with translation MPDARDWSREDSAPLVRAPGASDDKYSRGVVGLRTGSPAYPGASVLGVEAAWRAGAGFVRFIGEGRAADAVIARRPETVVAAHAEGARVGAWVIGSGTDPAARSDAEERELRDILEGEVPVVVDAGALDLAPEASAPLLLTPHGREFERLRDLLGLRPEPDRAGAAAAMAAVLGATVLLKGSETLIASADGAVIRVSAGTGWLATAGTGDVLGGVLGTLLASNPDAPVAEAAATGVWLHGHAARIASETAGDRAGLGHPIVALDVAEALPRAIADLLA, from the coding sequence ATGCCCGACGCACGCGACTGGTCCCGAGAAGATTCCGCACCCCTCGTGCGGGCCCCGGGGGCATCGGATGACAAGTACTCTCGCGGCGTCGTGGGGCTGCGCACCGGATCGCCCGCGTATCCCGGGGCATCGGTGCTCGGGGTCGAGGCGGCGTGGCGCGCGGGTGCGGGCTTCGTCCGCTTCATCGGCGAGGGTCGCGCGGCCGACGCAGTGATCGCGCGGCGCCCGGAGACCGTCGTGGCCGCGCATGCGGAAGGCGCGAGGGTCGGGGCCTGGGTGATCGGCTCCGGGACGGATCCGGCGGCGAGGAGCGATGCGGAGGAGCGGGAGCTGCGCGACATCCTCGAGGGCGAGGTTCCGGTCGTGGTCGATGCCGGTGCCCTTGACCTCGCGCCGGAGGCCAGCGCGCCGCTGCTGCTGACCCCCCACGGCCGTGAGTTCGAGCGACTGCGGGACCTGCTCGGTCTGCGACCGGAGCCCGACAGAGCCGGCGCGGCGGCGGCGATGGCGGCGGTGCTCGGGGCGACCGTGCTGCTCAAAGGCTCGGAGACGCTGATCGCCTCTGCGGACGGAGCTGTCATCAGGGTGAGCGCCGGGACAGGGTGGCTCGCGACGGCCGGTACGGGGGATGTGCTGGGCGGGGTGCTCGGCACGCTGCTCGCCTCGAACCCCGATGCCCCCGTCGCCGAGGCGGCCGCGACGGGTGTGTGGCTGCACGGACATGCCGCCCGCATCGCATCCGAGACGGCCGGCGACCGTGCCGGACTCGGGCATCCGATCGTCGCACTCGACGTCGCGGAGGCGCTTCCCCGCGCGATCGCGGACCTCCTCGCGTGA